The DNA region CTTAATTGATCCTCGTTGACGCATAGATTTGatgataaaattactaaattattaatattattataattgtgttaattaaagaataccATTTAAATCCTTCCGTTATGCGATCACAGCTTCAGTGGTTGGATGGATTTCAAGATTTTTCTAGTTATGAATTTCGATTAACTGTAAATAACAATTCTAAATTTCTAGCGTTACGGATTCGAATTAAGGCGTAACGAAATTGGATTGTTGTTCACAAAAATATGCGTAATAAAACTGCTAAATGGAacgtatgtttatttatttatttcgttttattttatttattttaatgtgttcttttatataaatggtCAATTTAAGATGGAAACGTCCCTTTCTTTAACttcctttaacatttttatagaaaacaatttttatgccatacgcacaattttttaatgttgtttttggttatttattgaaatcgagttataaataaaaatttacgagAGTTTTAACATCTTAAGTGGACCatgttgtattatttattttcttaaacttCGATAACTGGAACAAAAGCAACAACGTCAAGACTAagaattattagtaattttcatTTGGTAACTCAAAGTCTTTTTAGGtcgaactaaatattttaataagccgggttaaaattatgtgtatttttttcttgataaTTCGATATAATTATTTGGCACAACTTTGGATAAGTCGAATTTTCCCTGCCTTCTCGAGGGTTTTCCATTCCGATGATACATGCCTTATCCCCGAATGGCATTTCCTGTAGGCAACAATTCTAGTGTCACTTATCGATGTCGGAAACTCTTAAGAATTACTTTATGGTGTTTACATGATTACAATATcttaaattctaaatggaaGTACATTCTACTAAgggtttttccaattaaataagTGTCTTAAAGGCAACCCTTACAAtagtaatgtttatatttcgcTCCCAGACTTCGTATGAGAAAAcctatttatgaaaatgttaataaaactattctgGAGTGGCTTAACCGTAGctttttctgaaaataaaaataaaattcctttCGTCAAACACAAACTGACTTTTTTGcattaaactaaaaacttcataggtttcaaaatgttatttttgaagtATACTTTAGCAAAATCCTTTGTAATATCTACCTTAAATCAtactttcataataaatacacatttataactttctatatatgtattttatttaataacccaTCTTGATAACTCGAATTTTTTTGTGGTAAATCATCGTTCGAGTTATCGAAGTTCTACTGTATTTGGCACTAGATCTGATCTGAAGTCAAATTTTAGGAAATAAtccttaattcagttgttgaCTGTTCGAAAAAGTTTGAAAAGTGTCTATCTTTATACATTTAAGTGATAAATTAGAATatcttacatttttttgatacaaaaaacatataaatatgtaaaaaagaaGTTCACCTAAGCTGAggggataataataaaaaatacgaaaaatgttctcaaaataaaaaaagcagtgtcttaaatatatctttaaacagtaaattaaaaaaattaaagttaaaaaattgatttttctgatAAGCCAGtggtgataaatatttttttaaaatctattcgACTGGTAGTTTCTAAGATATAGCTGGCAACTTTTTTCGATAATTCATGGTTCGAGTTATCGaagtttatatttgaattgctAAGAgcacattatattattattaataattatcagtaCCTTCACGACACTTCTGTTAAAATGATActgtatgtatgtaaatataaaaaaatatttttaaactattgatTAGATTATAACTTAGGTAAACGATATTTTACCGTGGATTATTTGGTAATTTTATCGAGAACGTCTGCGGTCTGTGCTTAAAAACGtaagttcttaattattatattaattgtaaactaTAAATCATTcgacatataaaattactgaagcaaaaatattttataatttataattagtctatttttattttttatgtcttcCATATGTTATATTAGCATCCATCTCACGTTTACAATCGAACTCGTTCATACATTTCACCCAGAATAATCATCAACTGTAACatctaaagtttaattataattacatgtaATTAAACTCTCAcaatcaatgaaatttaacgAATTCCAAACGACCTTAATTCCCCATACGGTAACACGGAATCGTTCACTTTGCAACTAGTTAATCACCGAAATGTAATTAGCTTTCCATCGATCTAAACCGATATATTAAATGCGCATCTTCACATTCAAACAATTACAGGTTTAATTTCGCCATTTGCATGCATGATTAACACGAGAAAACACTGTTTTAATCCGTTCTTAATTGTCATTCAATCTCTACTACGTGGATAAAACGTCTAACGTCTAAATTGACAATTTCTTCATTTCTCTATCCGTTTCGGTTTCCtcgcaataaaaataagagtATTGTGTACTCGTTTAGGTAAATTGATCGATTAATATTTCTTGTCGATAAACCGCAGGATGCATAAAAGGTGCATCCGCAATCAAGACAGATCGGAACGTTCGTGATCATTTAACGCATGCTAATTTCTGTTATACACACACGAGCCGTAAAACTTTTTCGACGACCctcttgtttataataaagtgCCCGTAAAACATCAGGTTGTAGATCCGCTCATTAGGTCACTATTCATAAGACCAGTCgcgatattaaattaaaaattggccGCGTATGGTAATCGACTTTCGTATGCGGACGGGCGCtacacttaaataattatcctaCATAGgttttaactgtttttatttcatagatgaccgtgttattttaataaagatttaaCGACATATGGTGCACGGATGCGatcaaaaaactatataaatattacacgtCAGAAagtgttaattttttcatagttttaataaCCGTTAATGTCTAGAAATCGGTGTGTTATGATATGGACTTTAAAGaaagttataaatgttttaatgagCACGGTGTTCGagcacttttttaattaattttgtgaaacTGACGCAcggacaataaataatttaaaataaattttaaaataaatgagggAAAACGCAAGaagaaacatattaattattaattgagcattttacttactatttataataatttgaagcattaaatcattttaattaagtttgatATTTTCTAAGTCACTCGAACTTGtccaaaaattgatttgttatagatggctaattataattttaaaatataatcgaTAATTCGATAAGTAATATGGAATCAGCatgtttttaaagtaaatgtaattggcataaaattatatacaatttttgtgtAAACCGCTCCAAAAACCACTTAAGCCTAAATTGGTAATTTTGAATGACCATTATTCGTTCTGGTTCGgaccataataatttattattcaataaaatattacagttaTTGTGTCGAATTCAGGAtgtattaatacttaaatttttaaacatctttattcttcattattttattattaacatttttttgttttcatttttgtttagaaaaaagaatgtttaaaaattcatacactctgttcaatttattaaaacatttttcgaCCCTAACAAACCACACctccaaattattttactcacaATCAACAGGACGCAACTTCCTTATCCGTTGTTGTGGCTGTGCTCATTTATGACTGACAGATTGAACGGCTCCaaacaaacaacaatagttattattattacgttATTATGTTTGGCAAAAATGCGGTCCGCAAAGTGGGTATTGTGCGAGTGCAAAGGGCAAAATCATGACCGAGAACAAGGAAATCTTTTGTGCCATTGTTCCAACCTCTAACCCGTTCGGCTCCATCAAGGAAATTGAATtcgaattattagaaatttgtcgaggtgttctcgaaacgTTTTCCTCTGGCGGGTTCTGAAACTCCCTGGTGATATTTTTAGAATCCCACGTCCTTGAACTTGTCTGCGTTCGCCAAGTCTTGGAACGCTACAGCACGCCGTAAAAGAACCACAGAAAGAAAAATCAATCAtaacgtttttttttctcaatttattgaataccTTTTACGGGTTTATTTACCGAAAAcagtttttctgttttatgtGATATTTAATCATGATACTtacaattaatgtaatttctggtgtatgtatgtaattatcatataaaatatactgggtatgtaatttaaattgtaaccgTATGCAATTTCTTGTATAAAATGCTTCAGTTAATACACTTCATCCGGAGATAAAAATCTTTGGTAATCGGAGGCCACAGTTTAATCTCCATACATAGTTATTATATACAGATATTTTTATGGGAGATTATTTTGATGCCTGTAATTCAGTTTGTTAtgggaaatattttaactgttttgtTGAGTTTTAACCATTATATAACCATAGGAGGATTTAtctgtgttttaattaaattttatctgtatTAAATGGTTTTGTTCAAGTTTGAggtttattactaattataatttaaagaaaaaaatactttagaaCCGTAATTTCAGcgttttcaatttaatgtgtacagtaaaataatagaaaaattattctttctttaaaacaaattgtagcaattatttttaatgttagttattatttttaactatagttttaaaaaaaatattaacagaagattttttaaaattagaacacATGTTTGCACATATTTAGCTGTTAAAgcgatattttttatgatattttgatcaatttatcaattcaatttcttatttttatgtaataattacaataagttTATCAAACTCTCCTTCTTTCTTTATCATTGAGATTATTATCTCAACGACCAAGATTAAAATAGGTATTAGGACAGCAAAAAATGAGTTTGAACTCTTATCAAAGCAAATGTTAAATCTCCATATAAATCAtgacttaataaaaaactgaagcATTCTTATGTATCACCATTTTTCCTACACTATCTTTCTAAAGAACGTTGGTTTAAAGATCTTCAAATCCATAAGCTAATGTAAAAGATGATCAATTTAGATTCAATTTAGATTACTTAAATCCTAATTTAGGAATTGAAATGAGTGATCAAGGTGAAcatttttaccaaaatttattattatgaaaaaaaatggaaaggaGGTATGTTAGGTGACTGTTAGTTATAAGAGAAATTGATTATAAGAAGTAGAAAAAAAGCTcacatacttttaaatattttaaatggaaaaaaaattgaagaatgcGAAATtgcttatttcatttaattgcaGATGTGGCACAAGATCTaggaaaaatatcatattgcACTATGCCCTATATACGATCaagttgtaaaatatgttttttgtttattttatgagaATTTTAATACTGAAAAGTTAGAAAGTATGCTAAAAAGGACGaacaaataattctatttttacattgaaattatttttattattcataactACTATAGGAgtgtttttctataattaaaaaaaaaaatagaacaaacTGCGATAAAAATATCGCTTTTACAGAACACTATATGAATTCATATATTACTATATACATAAACATGTTACTTTTTAGAAGTTCTTCAAAAAACTACTACTAATTTCGAATTCTACGGAAAATTTTACCATAAAAGGTTCACGTCCCAGAGGAAGggtatgaatattttcaaaaactatCTATTAGGCTTTGATTTTTGACGTGCCTCACGGGAGATAATCGCCCCGAACGGTATTTTGGAAGCAGATTCCGCTATCTCGTTCATAATGAACGCTTTCGCACTGATCAATAAACCCGTGTATGTATGTCCGGAACGAATCATCTAACTATACAGGTTCATGTTTAAtctccatattttttttttcataatttccaCACAGTTTTAGAAGTTAATTCACCGAAATGATACGTTTTCTTGTGCAAACACGGTGAATTAACGAGGTGCGTGAATATTTGTTCTGTTCTTTTTTGTAATCGGCTGGCAGTTTCGGTCTGGTAGCTCGGTTTCCGGTATGCCGGTAAATTCTCAGCCTCAGACGCTCGATTtcgttttcttaatttaattggtacgATTTTATGCTTGTTTGGCTTTAAACTTTGACGCGacaaaaaaacaacataaacaattttgtttgcaTACTgaagttataatattaaagtgaATTATACAGTTCAACTgagcataaaataaaagtgaatttaaattgttgagaATATCGCAAGAAATTgcgaaaatattaagtttgcAGAAAGtaatgttgtaaaattatttattacaaactaatacttggaaaatcatagAGTTTCACAAATATGTCGAAATCATGCCaggttacaaaaataaaaaattggtacatcaataattcttatttttgtaGTAGAAAACagaaatacatttatacaattttacctTTATTAGACACATAAAAAGTCTCGTTAAGATTGGAAACAAAAAGAAATCTTCAAAATTACAGCATTtaactaattgtaaaattacaagTATTAACTACAAaccatataattttgtttaatcttaatttcttcatttcaGATGCTTGTGTTTACGACCTAATACAATGTTGTGGTCGTTCaagtaattaagtaatttaatagacTCGTACTTTTActgttacttttattaatgatttctaccaatttataaatttaagtaaaacgtTACTAAATAATTCGCATCATTCTTATGTTTATcctgttattaaaatacaatttaatgttaaataagtgTCTTTGAAACcgtttaatatcaaatattaattcttaacacttaaaagaataataaaagatcatactattgtatttatttagaatttgtttatataatttatgtattttgtaattattaatattattattattattattattattattattattattattaattattattttgcaagaccttttaaatatattgtttatttaatgttttatggatgtattaatgaaatatcttCGTTTAgagtaataaatcataattttattgttaaacattaaatatctctgtcttcattgtttattataaaagaatatttttaatatgaaagaaagttaataatatttaaaaaaaaacatgtttttaatttattttttataatataatttttaactttaggAAAGGTTGTTAACACttgattaattacttattgagtgggtattatttatttttccattgaAGTCTAAAAATCATTGCAAAAGATTAAAACGACATGAGAATCTTCGTAGGAATTCCCAGacaaattacttataaattaaatgtgaaattagaaaattttcatctatttTAAAGACATTATAACAGTAGATACAATTATCTCCGAACATTATCCATCTTCAACCAAAACATATGGGATCTCATCGCTTTTTTTTGCGCTGTCTCAGTTACCAAATGTCGTGAATCAATTACTGTTAATACGCGATCaattaaaaaccttttacAATGACGTTTCACACGgcaggaattttaaaattcgttaCAGTATGTAATTGTCGAGTGAAAAAAAGTCACACGATGTCAGCCAAATTCCGTTAAATCGATATGTACACGTTTAATCACGATTAATTGTTTGTGATTCATGAAAATGTTCACATTCCAACGTATTCgccatcatttaaatataaaataagaccGTTCACCTTTAGTGCCGAACAAAGAAACATTTTCCAGACTGCGTTTGCAATGCCAGctatttgaagaattttgttCGCGAATCGGGCACTTTTGTGCTCAACGTCTCGAGCAAAAACAATTGCGTGGTACGAACGAAAGTGAAATGAGAaccatgaataaatttaatttcagtgaaAGTTGCATTTGAAACAATCATACttactgtaattaaaatacattcataAATGTTACTtacatacttatttctttaaaactaCTCCCATGAACGTTTCCAATAACGACAACGATAATAAAAGTGTGTGGTTGGAATAACAGTAATTTGGGTATGGTAAAAACTAGTTTGCATGAAACAGATTCACTTTCAGTTGTAATTGAAACGTTTCCTGGGCATTGATGGCGTTTACAATGGATATAGGTAATAGGGGCAATAAATTCGAGTTTTgttgtgttaaataaatgcTACAGTTTAAACTCGAAACGGTCGAaggattttgaaataaataaccaCTATTGATTACAAGGAAAACTGTCAATCGAATTGTGCACATGTTGAATAATACAAAGATGTAGCAATGTTTTGTTGGAGTAAAATAGTGATTACAATGGTTGCAGTTTTTGAATACATAAGAAACAAATGTGTAAAGTAACTAAGGGGAGAATCATTCAAATTCAAGTTTAAAACAACTACAAAAATGATAACAACTAAAACtatcttaatatttcattaaaatgtaaaacaaattaatcacCTTTATTAAGGAAACAATCCGTTAAATAACAGACAAccataataatcaattttattttaattacatccgTTGCCATTTACAGTCAACACTGATAATTtgttaccaaatttaaactgtCAATTATCTTATTGTGTTAACTCATTCTCATTTGGAAACTTGCAAAataggtttatttttattgccatTCAATAGATAAATTTCACTTTTAGGTGTATTATTGTGATTAATGTGATTTCCCATTAATATAATCGCCATAATTTTTGCTTTGTAAATTAGTCATAATTGAattgtgatttattattttgtggcATTATGTGTAGAAACATCAATAAacctttgtatttattattcaataataatattccatGTTATTCAAAACATCGccaaaaaatcatatttaatcgCCATCCTTCGTTCCAGAAGCAAACATCCAGAGACCATCATGAACGGTTTAAACGGTCACCATGCCAACGGGGAGTTGAACGGTTGCGGAGACATCATCACCCAAAACCAACAGAAGGGATGTTGGACCATCGGTCTGATCAACACCAAGTTCCGCTATCTGACCGCCGAGACATTCGGCTTCAAGATCAACGCGAACGGCACCTCGCTCAAGAAGAAACAGATCTGGACCCTCGAACCGGACACCGCCAATTCTGGAGACAGTAAGAAATTTTGCTATCGTTGGCACACATTCGTTAAGGTCCAATTACGGTGTTAATGTACCAGTTAGgctgaaaacaatttaaataattaaattattagtaaaagatTGTGGGTATGtctaaaatctacaaaaattaCTATGACTTTATACGGCTTGTACATCTGTTGgttactgtatattttttgcaaTGAGTCTTAATATGGTCGTAGCATATGGCTTGTCTGATTTACATAATAACTGCATGGcacaaatatgaattaattttttgtatgatATATTAGATTGTTACAAccatgaaaattgaagaaatgtaGAAGTGCATTGTTAAGAACAATCTGTCAGacaaaagtttgttttttaattgttataattccAATCTGACAGACAGGAACTTTTCCAGGCTTGATTTATCTGCGCTCCCACTTGGGCAAATACCTCGCCGTCGATTCGTTCGGTAACGTGACCTGTGAGGGCGAAGAACGCGATCCCGGAAGCCAATTCCAAATCAGCGTGTCCGAAGACGGTAGCGGAAAATGGGCGTTCAGGAACGTTGTCAGGGGCTATTTTCTGGGCGCTTCGTCCGACAAACTGACCTGTACCGCAAAAGTGCCCGGCCAGGAGGAGTTCTGGCACGTGCACTTGGCCGCCAGGCCTCAGATGAACCTGAGATCGGTTGGACGCAAGAGGTTCGCCCATCTGAGCGAGAATCTCGACGAGATCCATGTAGATGCCAACATCCCTTGGGGAGAGGACACCCTCTTTACTCTCGAGTTTAGGCAGGATGAGTCCGGAAAGTATGCAATTCATACTTGCAATAACAAGTATCTCTCACTTTCTGGTAAGTGtacttattacttattttactaGCAACTTGTGCGGTGCTTATTTCCTTAATAATCAGGTTgaattaaaacagttaagtcattgattaaaaagttttattagtaaataatacttttaaaggAAACCCATTTCCTCTAAAGGTCTCCAAATGACTTTGATAAGAAACACCAAAACAGAGATTCATTATGTTTCAGGCAAGCTTGTGGACAACTGCAACAAAGACTGCCTCTTCACCGCCGAATATCACAGTGGCGCTTTGGCATTGAGAGACCGCACTGGCTCTTACTTGGCCCCCATCGGTTCGAAAGCCATCTTGAAGACGAGATCGAACACGGTGACCAGAGACGAGTTGTTCTCCCTCGAGGACTCCCTACCTCAAGCGAGTTTCGTAGCCGCCCTCAACTCCAGATTCGTTTCCGTCAAACAAGGTAAGCGACAAGAGTTTGCGGATAGCGCGTTGGAAAGTATAGTGGACTGGTTGTTTTAACCTTGACAGTGACCCGCTATGGTACTGACCATACTTAAACGCGACGCGTGGCCTCTAAATATATTCTCTGCTTACTATGAACGTGACTTGTCGGTGGGCGAGTAAACATACTGTTTTATTCACGCTGTTATTCACAGCTTCAAAAAATCACTTCTATCCATTGTGTGATTATTCTGCTCGTTAATGGTACCGCCAGAAATCGTTAACGGTTCAGGAATGCCGTCGGGTTCCTGTACATGACATGCGGGTCAAGGTGTGAAAATGGCCGGGCAATAAGTATTGAGTGCAACATCTGCAAAGCGCGCACGTTGTGGAAATGGAAACACAGCCAGAGACGATGGCCAACAcgaaatgtattttatgatCCAAAACCAGTCGGATTTATCTTTAAGTGTTCAATTTAAGAGCCGGCGTGACAAAGTGAAAAACGTttaatatccataaataatcacGCTTCTAGGCTGTTTTCCTGGTGTAACTGTACCACCTTTAATACGTTTTCTGATAATGAGACGTGCtgattactaataatttgCGCAATTAAAGTTGCTAATTGAGAAGATAATTGTGCATTAAATAAACTCTTTTTCTTGCTTTCCAATCTTTcttgacataaaatttatgatattaccactttaatttgatatttgataaCTAATCTTATTtagtttgtaatttgtaactggtattaaaatataattcttggGAAATCCGCAAATATGATGAGCACCAACCACTTCTTCGAATGCTAAGATAAAAACTCTTCCAAGAACTTGCCACACTCCTATGATTTTCTTCAATACCTTTTTGttctaaacaaaaacattaagcACATCAATAGCGTGTTAACATCTACTGTGTGTTCTTTGAGCTCCAGATATGCAACAATCGAGACTTTCTTCGAAACCATTCAAACAGTACCATTCTCCGCGAAATCTAATTGATGGCATCCTCTAATTTGGGTCATTAATCGTCTATTGTTGCATACCTGTGTAATGGCAAATTAAAGATGGTGGAATGCAAGCAGAATGTGTAGCTAATCctctatataaacaaaacagagATGGTGAAGACAAAATTACAGCCTTGAACAATGTAATGATTCAAAGTGGTCGACAAACAGTAGCAACTAGAGAGTTTATGACAGAAACATCTTATTAAGATGTTACAGCAAATTGCTGACGAGTGAAATTAGCAAAGTATGTGTGGAGTACAAGATATAAAATCTCAATTAATTGCAACTGTTTAATTTCGTATTATCGTGTCGGTTCAACTCAACGAGTACAATTAGGtgcgtttatttttagaacgaAAGTATTTTGATCGACTTTAGATAACGAACTAGTATTTGCATTACTGTGCATGTTTCACATAAAGCTTTATCTTTTTGATTTCAAGATATATGACATCCTTGTCCTACAAGGTCTTAATTAAATCTGACCCACTTCATCAATTTCAATCTAACGGTTGCAGAAACATACTTACACTCTATTTCCTTTTGAAACTAATCTGACATCTGTATACAGTTTTTTGAGGTGTCCATTTCCTTGCCCACACGATCCAT from Aethina tumida isolate Nest 87 chromosome 1, icAetTumi1.1, whole genome shotgun sequence includes:
- the LOC109609257 gene encoding protein singed: MNGLNGHHANGELNGCGDIITQNQQKGCWTIGLINTKFRYLTAETFGFKINANGTSLKKKQIWTLEPDTANSGDSLIYLRSHLGKYLAVDSFGNVTCEGEERDPGSQFQISVSEDGSGKWAFRNVVRGYFLGASSDKLTCTAKVPGQEEFWHVHLAARPQMNLRSVGRKRFAHLSENLDEIHVDANIPWGEDTLFTLEFRQDESGKYAIHTCNNKYLSLSGKLVDNCNKDCLFTAEYHSGALALRDRTGSYLAPIGSKAILKTRSNTVTRDELFSLEDSLPQASFVAALNSRFVSVKQGVDVTANQDEISDHETFQLEFDWSTKRWYIRTMQDKYWTLETTGGIQAATEKRSSNSLFDLVWQTDGSVAFRANNGRYVITKRSGHLFATSDVIDDNCKYFFYLVNRPILVLKCEQGFVGYKSSSSTKLECNKATYETIQVERGEKGVVHFKGQNGKYWHSDSESVNADSDTPEGFYLELREPTRLCIKSTNGNYLTSSKNGSFNLGGTSIESATQWEY